The Toxoplasma gondii ME49 chromosome XII, whole genome shotgun sequence genome includes a region encoding these proteins:
- a CDS encoding hypothetical protein (encoded by transcript TGME49_276810~Predicted trans-membrane domain (TMHMM2.0):49-72:131-151), protein MLLASASMMPPSNVSCCPGRTSKDRTGATAVFHNKSPRRVSLQVNHKLRYHYARLLLFPYAFIPLVVLFFLMSDDLYVRRTSVAVAASQELRATVNTQEGDSATLGPTTSRRRQPPSSTVDILANLRKNRKLAATSLMALAAAGAVVVTLLTMRQHTTRRRVKLLRAARRAPLSNSPRDEADAGNGFRNQHMETTQRVETGHNMGLELFEQGTVPVLKLRSDDVSFRNQKTDAEVLGPTYQSSDAK, encoded by the exons ATGCTCTTGGCAAGCGCAAGCATGATGCCTCCAAGCAATGTCTCTTGTTGTCCTGGACGAACGAGCAAGGACAGAACGGGAGCGACAGCTGTGTTCCACAACAAAAGCCCAAGGCGAGTGTCCCTGCAAGTCAACCACAAATTGCGTTATCATTACgcacgtcttcttcttttcccaTATGCTTTTATCCCCCTAGtagttctcttttttctcatgTCTGACGACCTCTACGTAAGGAGGACGTCCGTGGCTGTGGCAGCCTCCCAGGAACTTAGAGCCACTGTCAATACTCAGGAAGGTGACAGCGCGACATTGGGACCGACCACatcgcgaagaagacaacctCCTTCGTCAACTGTAGACATATTAGCCAATCTTCGTAAAAATAGGAAGTTAGCGGCGACATCCCTCATGGCTCT GGCTGCAGCCGGCGCTGTTGTTGTCACCTTACTGACTATGAGACAACACacaacgaggagaagagtgAAGTTACTGCGCGCTGCCC GTCGCGCACCACTATCCAACTCTCCTAGAGATGAAGCAGATGCGGGGAACGGATTCCGTAATCAACACATGGAAACAACGCAGCGTGTAGAAACTGGTCACAACATGGGACTTGAATTATTCGAGCAAGGAACAGTTCCAGTACTGAAGCTGCGATCCGATGACGTATCGTTTCGTAACCAGAAGACAG ACGCTGAAGTTCTGGGTCCAACATATCAGAGTTCAGATGCAAAATAA